The genomic interval CTCGCCGGCCTTCAGAGGGGCGATGTCCCGCAGGGCCGGATTTCGCGGCACCTCCGTCAACCACTCCAGACAGCTGCGCCCACCCTCCACATGGCGCCGGCGCACCCGCAGAAACGGTCCCGTGTCGAGCGCCTTCTCCTCCGCCGCAGAAAGAGCGAATCTGCCCTCGACCGTGACCGTGCGCTGTTCCTCGTCCTGGTCCGCGGGCAACGCTGCGCGCACGGGCTCGGCCTCGGCGAAATCGGAGATGTCGCTATCGATGATGCTGCGTTCACCGAGCAGGACCGCGATCGCATCCAGCGTCGCTGTCTTCCCACAGTCGTTGTGCCCGGTCAAGATCGTCTGCTTGTGGATCGGAATGCTCTCGACGTGGCCCAACGAACGGAAGTTGCTGACGCTGAGTTCGACGAGTCGCACGCTGCTCCCTTGCAGTACGGCACGAGCGCGTGCGGTGGGCAGCCAGCAACGCGTCGGTGTAACGCCCCCATTTACAACGAGATGGAACTCTAGCGCCTGCCGGGACGTGGGGGAGGGCCATCACTCGAAGGTGTGCTTGGTGGCTCTGGGCTAGGTGTTGCTCTCGAGCGGCAGTCGGGAAGCAACTGCCCATCTGGAGCGCCAAGTCGTCGAACCCACGCGAGTGACCAGAGGACGGAGATCTCCGGCGCGGATCGAAGCGTGATGCTGGAGGTGTGCCATTCGGTCAGGTGGATGAGCGGGTGGGGCCGGGGGCGCGGACGGTGGGGAGGTCGGTGCGTTCGTTGTCGGCGGTGAGGGCGTCGGCGGTGAGGCGCCGGTAGGCGTGGAGGAGTTCCGCTATGGCCTCGGGTGCGGTCTCGGCGGTGGCGACTAGGGCGGCGAGGATCTGGGAGCGGGAGGTTTGTTCGCCGGCGGCGGCTGCGGCGCGGACGAGTATGTCGAGGCGTTGGTTGATGTCGTGAGGCCAGGAGACGAGTGTGTTGCGGCGGGGCTGCTGCCACAGCAGGTCCACGGTTTCCCCCTTTGGCTGTGCCAACTGCCCTATATCAAATATATATTCAGTGCATGGTGACGCTGCTGCAAGGACGCCGGAGGCCGGAGGGCTCGGGAGCTGCTGCTGCGGCCGGGATCCGCATTGCGGGGCGGATACTGCACCCGACTCCCGTCTTCGACACGTACTGGCGCTTCGCTGCGGCACGTCAGGCGGTGTACGAGGCGCGGCTGTCCGGCGGGCCGGGGCCGTGGACGAGTGATCCGATCCTGTCCAGGTACCGGTTCACCAACTGCTACCGGGCCGCGGATCGGGTGAGCCAGGTGTTGATCGCCGATGTCATCTACGGCGGTGAGCAGGAGTGGGAGGAGGTCTTCTTCCGCACTCTGCTGTTCAAGGTCTTCAACAAGGAGTCCACGTGGCGGCTGCTGACCGGTGCGCTGGGCGAGGTGCGCTGGGACGGCTACGACCACCGGGCCTTTGACCGGGTGCTGTCGCGGGCGTTTGCGGCGGGGGAGCGGCTGTACTCGGCCGCCTACATCGTGCCGCCGCCGCAGCTGGGAGCGGAACGTAAGCACCGCAACCATCTGCGGCTGCTGGAGATGATGATGACCTCCGGTGCGCCGGAGAGGGTCCTGGCCGCGCCGACGCTGCGGGATGCCTACGAGGTGCTGCTGGGCTATCCGGCCATCGGCCCGTTCCTGGCGTATCAGTTCGTCATCGACCTCAACTACGCTTCCGCGATGCCGTTTTCGGAGATGGACTTCGTGGTCGCCGGGCCCGGCGCCAGGGACGGGATCCGCAAGTGCTTCGGCTCGGCGGCCGACGGCATCGAGGCCGAGGTCATCCGGTACATGGCCGACACCCAGGACGAGCACTTCGCCCGCCTGGGTTTGTCCTTCCCCGGTCTGCGGGGTCGGCCGCTGCAGCTGATCGACTGCCAGAACCTGTTCTGCGAGGTCGACAAGTACGCGCGTGTCGCCCATCCGGAGGTTGCCGGGATCAGCGGCCGCAGTCGCATCAAGCAGACCTACCGCTCTTCGTCGGTGCCGGTACCGGCCTGGTTTCCGCCCAAGTGGGGTATCAACGAAGCCTGTTGACGCGGGTCTCTACGCGGCCAGGGTCGGGGTGCCGCTCAGCAGCGGCCGGATGGCAGTGAGCGGCCCGTCCAGGTGGGCGTGGCCGGCCACGACGGTCAGTGTGCCGACGGCCAGGCCGGCCTGGGCCGAGATGTAGGCCAGGAGCCGGCCCAGGCCCAGGTAGTTGCCGTAGGCCCGTTCGAACATGTACTGGCTGCGGTAGAGCGCCGCGGCGTGCACCCGGCGATCGCGGTCCAGTTGGAAGGACACGTGGCTCAGGCAGGGAAAGCCCCGGTAGAGGTTGTCGCGGTCGGCGGCGTGCACGAGTAGTTCGGCCGGCACGTCGCCGTCGGCGGGGTGGGCGAGGTCGGCTTCGTAGGCGGCGGTCATCGGTCCCTTGCTTCCGGCCTGCTTGCGCAGCCGCCCGATGATGTTGCCTATCTGGTCGATGTCGGTCTTCTTCGCGCCCGGGTAGGCGACCAGGCGTCCGAAGTAGGTGCCGTGCGCGTTGCCGGGATAGCGCTTGATCCGCAGGTACATGGCCCGGTAGCGGGCCACGAGGCTGGCGTGGTCGGTGGCTCGGGCTGCGAGGTCGGCAGGGAAGAGGGTGCCGGCGACCGTCTCGATGGGCTCGTGCCGTTTGGCGATGCGCAGCCGGTCCAGTTCGGTGCGGAAGCCGGGGTCGTCGGCGGTGGGGTCGGCGATGCGCACCACGGTGTGCAGGCCGGTGCGCGACGGGTTGTCCTTGCGGTCCAGGGCGTTGCAGGCGGCGATCCAGGCGCGGGTGACGTCACCGCCGGTGACATCGAAGCTGATCATGAATCCTCCTGGCACGGTTGATAAGGGTTACCAAGGAGTCCGGCGCGGCAGGAGCGTCAGTCCGGCCAGACGTCGTGCACACCGGCGCGAGGCGCATCACGCACCACCGTCAGCTGCACCGGCTCCTTCCAGCCGGCTGCTGACACATCGAGCACCGCCGGCTCGGAAAGCTCGTCGGTCACCACGGCCGCAGCGGCCGGCTCGGCCGTTGGTGGCGCGTCCGTCCAGCGGGCCAGTCCCTTGGGCAGCGAGACGAACGCGGCCCCGGCGCCGCGGGCGATCAGCACATCACCGGCATCGGCGTGCACTCGCTGCAGGTGGGAAGCGGCGGTGACGACGTGGACCTGGGCATCCGCGGGCAGGGCCGCCCCGCCCGCCAGCGAGCTGCGGAGCGCGGCCGGGGAGATCTTCGCCCACTGGCGGGCCCGGTCGGCGTTCAGCAGACGAAGGTTCTGCAGGTGCCGCACCGTGCCCGCGTACGAGGTGCCCAGTTCCCTCGCCAGCCGGTACACGTGCTCCGGGCTGGCCGGCTGTCCCTGGCAGATCCGGTCGAGGCCGGCCAGCACCGCCGGGCGCGGCATGAGGAACCAGGCGGCGAACGCCTCGGCGGTCTTCTCCTCGTCCGGCCAGCTGCCGTTGCCCCATCGCAGCGCCGGACTGAGGTCGTCGTCGACCGCCGTGCGATGGTGCAGGATGTGATGCCCGAGTTCGTGAGCCGCGGTGTGCCGCTGGGTGACGATGTTCAGGTTGGCGTTGAGCAGCACGGCCGGCCCGTTGTCGGCGGGGGAGAAGTAGACGCCGAACAGGCGCGGCATCGGCTGCGCCATGCCCACCAACCCGGCCGTCTTCACCGCCTGGTGGACAGGCACGTAAGAATTACGGTCGATGCCCAGGTCGCGATGGGCCTGGGCGGCCGCGATCCCGGCTATACGATGCGCCACCCCCCAGTTCACCGCTCCGTGCCCTGGTTCTCGGAGCCTTCCTGTTCCTTCTCCGCCGCGCGTCGCAGCGAGAGGTACTCGGCGAACTCCATCACCGTCTTCTGATCGCCGTCGGTCAACTGGGCCAGCGCCCGGGGCAGTCCGGCCAGGGCGTACTCGCCGGCGTCCGCGTTCTCCTCCTCGGCCAGGAAGTAGGCGACCGGCTGCCGGTACAGGCGGGCCAGCTTCTTCAGCTCCAGGCTGTCCACCCGCCGTTCGCCGCGCTCGATGTCGCTGATCGCCGAACGGGGGATGCCGGTGTTGTCGGAGACGAACTGCTGCGACATG from Streptomyces sp. CC0208 carries:
- a CDS encoding nucleotide kinase domain-containing protein gives rise to the protein MVTLLQGRRRPEGSGAAAAAGIRIAGRILHPTPVFDTYWRFAAARQAVYEARLSGGPGPWTSDPILSRYRFTNCYRAADRVSQVLIADVIYGGEQEWEEVFFRTLLFKVFNKESTWRLLTGALGEVRWDGYDHRAFDRVLSRAFAAGERLYSAAYIVPPPQLGAERKHRNHLRLLEMMMTSGAPERVLAAPTLRDAYEVLLGYPAIGPFLAYQFVIDLNYASAMPFSEMDFVVAGPGARDGIRKCFGSAADGIEAEVIRYMADTQDEHFARLGLSFPGLRGRPLQLIDCQNLFCEVDKYARVAHPEVAGISGRSRIKQTYRSSSVPVPAWFPPKWGINEAC
- a CDS encoding ImmA/IrrE family metallo-endopeptidase is translated as MAHRIAGIAAAQAHRDLGIDRNSYVPVHQAVKTAGLVGMAQPMPRLFGVYFSPADNGPAVLLNANLNIVTQRHTAAHELGHHILHHRTAVDDDLSPALRWGNGSWPDEEKTAEAFAAWFLMPRPAVLAGLDRICQGQPASPEHVYRLARELGTSYAGTVRHLQNLRLLNADRARQWAKISPAALRSSLAGGAALPADAQVHVVTAASHLQRVHADAGDVLIARGAGAAFVSLPKGLARWTDAPPTAEPAAAAVVTDELSEPAVLDVSAAGWKEPVQLTVVRDAPRAGVHDVWPD
- a CDS encoding helix-turn-helix transcriptional regulator, whose product is MTPSPSDARARDPELTQLGERLKRTRDYLNMSQQFVSDNTGIPRSAISDIERGERRVDSLELKKLARLYRQPVAYFLAEEENADAGEYALAGLPRALAQLTDGDQKTVMEFAEYLSLRRAAEKEQEGSENQGTER